One window from the genome of Streptomyces sp. Alt3 encodes:
- the cas2e gene encoding type I-E CRISPR-associated endoribonuclease Cas2e, giving the protein MTVIVLTNCPAGLRGFLTRWLLEISAGVFIGNPSARIRDLLWAEVQEYADQGRALLAHTTNNEQGFTFLTHDHAWHPVDHEGLTLIRRPNANSPSTGQSPKKGWSNAAKRRRFGRR; this is encoded by the coding sequence GTGACCGTCATCGTGCTCACGAACTGTCCTGCAGGCCTGCGCGGCTTCCTCACACGCTGGCTGCTGGAGATCTCCGCCGGAGTCTTCATCGGCAACCCGTCCGCACGCATCCGCGACCTGCTGTGGGCAGAGGTCCAGGAGTACGCCGACCAGGGCCGCGCCCTGCTCGCTCACACCACGAACAACGAACAGGGCTTCACCTTCCTCACGCACGACCACGCCTGGCACCCGGTCGACCACGAAGGCCTGACGCTGATCCGCCGCCCGAACGCGAACAGCCCCTCCACCGGGCAGAGTCCGAAGAAGGGCTGGAGCAACGCGGCGAAGCGCCGTCGCTTCGGCCGGAGGTGA
- the cas6e gene encoding type I-E CRISPR-associated protein Cas6/Cse3/CasE: MFLTRFRVNTARPGARRLLSSPQVLHAAVMSSFPSLLPSNAPPPDGPRVLWRLDHTTRAEVMLYVVSPDRPDMTHLVEQAGWPAAATSSAPGWESRPYGPFLDRLSLGEQWTFRLTANPVHHIRRKADEPTKRTAHVTPVHQMGWLLQRQEQCGFRVLEKPADRRLLPGGTTHTGQPHHGDGYEFTVHDKRALSFDKSRGPAKAAGRKGAVSLVTVTFDGRLEVTDPEKLRRTLRQGIGKAKAYGCGLLTLAPLGAAG, encoded by the coding sequence ATGTTCCTCACCCGCTTCCGCGTGAACACCGCACGCCCCGGCGCCCGCAGGCTGCTGTCCTCCCCGCAGGTCCTGCACGCAGCCGTCATGTCCTCCTTCCCGTCGCTGCTGCCCAGCAACGCTCCGCCTCCGGACGGGCCGCGTGTCCTGTGGCGCCTGGACCACACCACCCGCGCCGAGGTCATGCTCTATGTGGTCAGCCCCGACCGGCCGGACATGACTCATCTCGTCGAGCAGGCGGGGTGGCCGGCTGCTGCCACCAGCTCCGCACCGGGCTGGGAGAGCCGCCCTTATGGCCCGTTCCTCGACCGGCTCTCGCTGGGGGAGCAGTGGACGTTCAGGCTGACGGCCAACCCCGTCCACCACATCCGCCGCAAGGCAGACGAGCCCACCAAGCGGACCGCGCACGTCACGCCCGTGCACCAGATGGGGTGGCTCCTGCAGCGGCAGGAACAGTGCGGATTCCGTGTCCTCGAGAAGCCCGCAGACCGGCGGCTGCTTCCCGGCGGCACGACCCACACGGGGCAGCCCCACCACGGCGACGGGTACGAGTTCACGGTCCACGACAAGCGCGCCCTGTCCTTCGACAAGTCCCGTGGCCCGGCCAAGGCTGCGGGACGCAAGGGGGCGGTCAGCCTGGTCACCGTCACATTCGACGGCCGGCTCGAGGTCACCGATCCTGAGAAGCTGCGCCGGACGCTGCGGCAGGGAATCGGCAAGGCCAAGGCGTACGGCTGCGGCCTGCTTACCCTCGCGCCTCTCGGCGCAGCAGGGTGA
- the cas5e gene encoding type I-E CRISPR-associated protein Cas5/CasD — MSVLSLRLAGPLQSWGASARFTRRTTESAPTKSAVIGLLAAAAGIERGDDASLEPLAALRFGVRIDQPGSRVRDFQTAHHSVSGKSMPLSERFYLADAVFVAAVEGDATLLSDLHAALRNPVYPPFLGRRSCPPAQPVDLGLHDGAASLMEVLGELPWQASGWYRRQHGNRPDIELTVLREACDDEGEFADTLRDQPVSYAAEHRRHALRTVVSDTVRVPGASAGRLPRHDPFDALQEGNV, encoded by the coding sequence ATGAGCGTGCTCAGCCTGAGGCTGGCGGGCCCCCTGCAGTCGTGGGGGGCCTCCGCGCGCTTCACCCGTCGCACCACCGAGTCCGCTCCCACCAAGAGCGCGGTCATCGGCCTGCTCGCCGCGGCCGCGGGCATCGAACGAGGCGACGACGCGAGCCTCGAGCCGCTGGCAGCGCTCCGGTTCGGCGTCCGGATCGATCAGCCCGGCAGCCGGGTACGCGACTTCCAGACCGCGCATCACAGCGTCAGCGGAAAGTCGATGCCCCTGTCGGAGCGCTTCTATCTGGCGGACGCCGTGTTCGTCGCCGCCGTCGAAGGCGACGCCACGCTCCTTTCCGACCTCCATGCCGCGCTGCGCAACCCTGTGTACCCCCCGTTCCTCGGCCGACGCTCGTGCCCGCCGGCCCAGCCAGTCGACCTGGGCCTCCACGACGGCGCCGCCTCGTTGATGGAGGTACTGGGCGAGCTGCCCTGGCAGGCGTCCGGCTGGTACCGCAGGCAACACGGCAACCGGCCGGACATCGAACTGACCGTGCTTCGGGAGGCCTGCGACGACGAGGGCGAGTTCGCCGACACCCTCCGCGACCAGCCGGTCAGCTACGCCGCCGAACACCGCCGACACGCCCTGCGCACTGTTGTCAGCGACACCGTGCGTGTTCCCGGCGCGTCCGCCGGGAGGCTGCCTCGGCATGATCCGTTCGACGCCCTCCAGGAAGGGAACGTCTGA
- the cas7e gene encoding type I-E CRISPR-associated protein Cas7/Cse4/CasC has protein sequence MNRIFLDVHALQTVPPSNLNRDDTGAPKTAVYGGVPRARVSSQAWKRAARTYFSDEHLLDANELGVRTKKIVEAVAARITALDPSIEGEAALLIADETVKATGLKTEVPKRKATAAKDGEPEPAPEAKYLVFLSTRQLDGLARLAVEGASDITAHLKDKETKAKAKEIADTHHSVDIALFGRMVADSADFNVDAAVQVAHAISVHRVENESDYYTAVDDKNTDEETGAGMIGTVDFNSSTLYRYAALGVHQLAANLGEGLREDEPLTTPVRRAVEAFVHGFTASLPTGKINTFGHHTLPDAVVVKLRTMRPVSFVSAFEEPVRGNQGGYVREASERLAEYIPDIERAYGDEGSTLTWVLRVGPNTAKLAGIGTEAQNIGELVAAVGQAVAERLEKPA, from the coding sequence GTGAACCGCATCTTCCTCGACGTACACGCTCTCCAGACCGTCCCGCCCAGCAACCTCAACCGTGACGACACCGGCGCGCCGAAGACCGCGGTGTACGGGGGAGTGCCGCGCGCACGGGTCTCCAGCCAGGCCTGGAAGCGGGCAGCCCGTACCTACTTCTCCGACGAGCACCTGCTGGACGCAAACGAACTCGGGGTACGGACGAAGAAGATCGTGGAGGCGGTCGCCGCACGGATCACCGCGCTGGATCCCTCGATCGAGGGGGAGGCCGCTCTGCTCATCGCCGACGAGACCGTGAAGGCCACGGGCCTGAAGACGGAGGTGCCCAAGCGCAAGGCCACCGCAGCAAAGGACGGGGAGCCGGAGCCCGCACCGGAGGCCAAGTACCTCGTCTTCCTCAGCACCCGCCAGCTGGACGGCCTCGCCCGGCTGGCCGTAGAGGGTGCCTCCGACATCACGGCCCACCTGAAGGACAAGGAGACGAAGGCCAAGGCCAAGGAGATCGCGGACACGCACCACTCCGTCGACATCGCGCTCTTCGGCCGGATGGTCGCCGACTCCGCCGACTTCAACGTCGACGCCGCCGTCCAGGTCGCGCACGCCATCAGCGTGCACCGCGTGGAGAACGAGTCGGATTACTACACCGCGGTGGACGACAAGAACACGGACGAGGAGACGGGCGCCGGCATGATCGGCACGGTCGACTTCAACTCGTCGACGCTGTACCGCTATGCCGCCCTCGGCGTGCACCAGCTCGCCGCGAACCTCGGCGAGGGGCTGCGCGAGGACGAACCTCTCACCACCCCGGTGCGGCGAGCAGTGGAGGCCTTCGTACATGGTTTCACCGCGTCGCTGCCCACCGGAAAGATCAACACGTTCGGGCACCACACGCTGCCTGACGCCGTGGTCGTGAAGCTCCGCACCATGCGTCCGGTCAGTTTCGTCTCGGCCTTCGAGGAACCAGTCCGCGGCAACCAGGGCGGTTACGTCCGCGAGGCATCCGAGCGTCTCGCGGAGTACATCCCCGACATCGAGCGCGCCTACGGCGACGAGGGCTCCACCCTCACCTGGGTCCTGCGTGTGGGCCCGAACACCGCGAAGCTCGCCGGGATCGGTACCGAGGCCCAGAACATCGGCGAGCTCGTCGCCGCTGTCGGGCAGGCCGTCGCAGAGCGCCTGGAGAAGCCCGCATGA
- the casB gene encoding type I-E CRISPR-associated protein Cse2/CasB has product MTTLAASLTPRKQVARLAAQILAPLQQGYLADRSPDVAALARLRRGAGREAGQLPDLWSLIDTGPLHVPPDDARPLDESDLVRAEDALHMALTLWALHQQSRPTGMHQADRKDSRRGLGTAVRRMMKPGEIDEPLRKRLVRAGTAPDLTSLAQRLRDIVVLLRRADIPLDYALLAGQLYTWQRPGGADVVRREWGSSFHAWHDKDAEKPGDAAPAPAGDKTTDSTDTDKDAS; this is encoded by the coding sequence ATGACCACCCTCGCCGCATCACTCACCCCACGCAAGCAAGTCGCCCGGCTCGCCGCCCAAATCCTGGCTCCCCTGCAACAGGGCTACCTCGCCGACCGGTCCCCGGACGTGGCGGCACTGGCACGGCTGCGCCGCGGCGCGGGACGGGAGGCAGGACAGCTCCCGGACCTGTGGAGCCTCATCGACACCGGCCCCCTGCACGTGCCGCCGGACGACGCCCGGCCCCTCGACGAGAGCGACCTCGTGCGTGCCGAGGACGCGCTGCACATGGCCCTCACCCTGTGGGCGCTGCACCAGCAGTCCCGTCCGACCGGCATGCACCAGGCCGACCGGAAGGACAGCCGCCGAGGGCTCGGAACCGCCGTACGCCGCATGATGAAGCCCGGCGAGATCGACGAACCACTGCGCAAGCGCCTGGTCCGGGCCGGCACCGCTCCTGACCTGACCAGCCTCGCCCAGCGGTTGCGCGACATCGTCGTTCTGCTGCGCCGCGCGGACATCCCCCTCGACTACGCCCTCCTCGCCGGACAGCTCTACACCTGGCAGCGGCCTGGCGGCGCCGACGTCGTGCGCCGCGAGTGGGGCAGTTCCTTCCACGCCTGGCACGACAAGGACGCCGAGAAGCCGGGAGATGCCGCCCCCGCTCCAGCCGGCGACAAGACCACCGACAGCACGGACACCGACAAGGACGCCTCGTGA